aataaaactttttctaAAGACTCTCTTAATAGTCATCTGTGGTTACTCAGGACATACTTATAGCCTTTTTGGCTTTGTGCAACTTTCCTTTGTACCCTTACTCCTTCGGCTCACACTTATATGGCCTAAGGGGGAGGGAGATTTCTTCGATGTGGGACACAAAGGAAAGTTGCACAAAGCCAAAAAGGCTATAAATATGTCCTGAGTACTCGTAATAACTGATGGTACCCTTACTCCTTCGGCTCATGCTTATAAGGCCTAAGGGGGAGCGAGATTTCTTCGATGTGGGACACAAAGGAAAGTTGCAAAAAGCCAAAAAGGCTATAAGTATGTCCTGAGTACCCACAtcatcaattttgaattttttaatgaagacAAAGAATTCTTTCCAATAATATGGCTATTCTACTTTCTAAGCATTAGTATTGGTAgtgctaaaaagctatattgttatttttagcaccatcaaaaacaaatttatggCTACATTGGTGGAGCCAAAGTCAAATAATTTGGCTCCACAACTACCGTGCACAGCtcataggtaaaaaaaaatatatatattattaaattgtgtACACtactttatattaaatatattactTTATTCATGTATTCACACTGCTTTgtagtgaatatattattttattatagtcgatatattattttattgtgttatttatattattttattgtattgaaaaataaaataaaactactgatattgggtgttttgtaaggtgagaaggtaaaatagataaagtagttttttgtggagtcatattgctaaatttatgGCTCCACCAATGTGGATGTCTTAGTAAGAAACCATTTGCAAATATGGGTtcaatcattattattattattttcttaaaacacAAATACAGTACCTAGATTATTACATTAGGTATAGGGTTTCTCTCTAAACCCTAATAGTCAGTAGAAAAGGTGCCTACTCTAGAGTTGGGCTGTTTTCCTTCATTTGTTTAGTTGCATTGACAACGAGTGATAGGAGTGGAATTTTGAGGGCGTCAATGGAAGGTATCACTGCTTTGTGGGAGAAGTTCTCCCTTACGGAATCTGAAGGTGACAAGTATGAAGTGATTGAAGAAAAGGAGGTGGGGAAATTCTttttggctgcaaagttctttacaAAACAAACTTTAAATATGGAGGCTATAGCGAGAACTTTCAAGATTGTATGGAAGACTAGGAAAAGCTTTGAAGTGAGAGACATGGGTAATCATTTAGTTCTCTTCACTTTCGAAGATGAGACCGATGTGGTTAAGGTTTTATAGGGTGAACCTCGGCCTTTTGATAAATATCTCGTCGGCCTTCGAGCGATGGAGAAAAGTGAATCCATCAGCTCTCTTATGTTTGATCGCCCGAGCTTTTGGGTTCAAATTCATGACCTATCGGTGGGAAGTATGTCACGCGGGATAGCTAAGGATATCGGATCAGTGGTAGGCACCATTAAGGAGATGGAGTCTGATGAAGATAGTCAGGGAGGTTTTAACTTCATGCGGTTAAGGATCAACATTAATATCCTTCAACCACTATGTAGAGGAAGGAAGATATCTCTGGCCGGGGGAAAAGATGGTTGGGTAAGGTTTAAATATGAAAGGCTTCCTAATATTGGTTATTGGTGTGGAAGGCTTACCCACAGTGACAGGGAGTGTTCTCTATGGATTAGAAGCAGAGGTAAGCTTAAAGAAGGAGACCAGCAGTTCGATTCTTGGATACGGGCGACCACACCTAACCCTTTTCGCAAGACGGTGATTTGGGTGGAGGGTTATCATGTTGAGGAGACCGGAATTGGAAGAGGGGAAGGAGTAGAGGAGGAGTTAACTAATAGGGAGAAGGATAAGGAAATGGAGTTGGAGAAGGGTCCCATACCAAAGCTTATCACAGTGGTTCACCGGCAACAACCACACCACGACGGTCTGACAGAGAGGAGAGTTGACCCGGGGCAAATTCCTATGGTAAATGCTCCAATCTAGGATAGCATTAATGCATCCTCTTTAATTTCGAAAATTCTCTCCATGAATGCAGTAATGGATAGGGAGCGGGGAATCATCAATTATGGGGAAATATTTTAGGCGCAATTAGAGGACATTGATGCAGATTTGAACAAATTTGATGACGTGGCTAATGAAGGGTCGAAAAGTATTTCAAATAGGGGCTTGGGTCAGTACAACACTTCTCAAGTGGGCCTTGTTTTATGTTCTGATGGCCCATCCATTCAAGCAGGTCCTCAGGTAAGTCACGAACATAAACAAGTCCAGCTTGAGACCCAAAATGCCATTGTGGATCAATCAAATCGGGTGAAGCCACTAGATGACCCAAACGAAAAAAAATCCTACGGGACTTTAAAGAGAAGAGCTGAGGAAGCTTTTGAGAATGAGGCAAAGAGTGGCGGGAGGAAGAAGAAGTATGATGTGTGTAATACAAAAAGATCAGCGGAGGTTGGAGACCAGCCCCGCCGGGATCAATGAGTTCGTTAGCCTGGAATtgccgggggcttgggaaccgcTGAGCAGTTCAAGAGCTTGTCGACATCGTACAAGCACAAGGTCCCAAGGTTGTCTTCTTATCTGAAACGTGGCTAAATCTGGAAcagatgaagaagaacaaaTATGAGTTAGAGTTTGATGGTTTGTTTGTTGTTTCTAGTAAAGATAGGGGAGGCGGTTTGGCATTGTTGTGGAGATCAGAGATTTCAATTTGGGTGGATAGTTTCTCAAACTATCACATAGATGTGATTGTCAATGGGGGTAAAGAGGAGGCATGGAGGTTGACCGGGTTCTATGGTGAGCCCGAAACTAGTCGAAGATGTGAAGGTTGGAGTATGTTAAGGATGCTCAGTTCAAAGCCGAGCTTGCTGTGGTGCTGCATCAGTGACTTCAACGAGTTGCTTCAGGATGGGAAGAAGAAAGGAGGTGCTTCACGATCTCATAACTTGATGTAGGCCTTTTTTTGAGGCTACGGATGCTTGTGAATTTGTGGATTTAGGTTTCTTGGGTCCAGCGTTCACCTGGCATGGTAAGAGGGGAGGGGAATGGATTTGGGAGCGGCTGGATCGGGGCTTAGCTAACTATGATTGGCTAGCCAAATTCCCTACAGGCAGAGTAAAACACTTATCTTGCTTCACTTCTGATCATCGCCCAATTTTGTTAAGCCTTGATGCTGACGGAGGAAGGCAGCAGTGGAGCTGAAAGCACTTCAGGTTCGAATCAATTTGGCTTACTGATCCGAAGTGTGGCCATACAGTGGCTCGATCGTGGGCTTCAAACCATGATGGTTCGCTAATGTATCAAACtgtaaggaaaataaaagaagtgcAAAAAGAGCCCAAAGAAGTGGAGTATATCCCATTTCGGGAATGTGAAAAAGGAGATAAAAACTACAAAGGATTTTCTATGGAAAGCAGAGGAAGATGTGCTGACTGGGGGTAATCCTCAAGAGGTGGTGCGGCTGAAAGCAGAGTTGAATCTTTTACTGGATCGTGAGGAACAAATGTGGCGGCAGAGAGCACATGTAAAATGGATTCAAAGTGGTGATCGAAATTCGAAGTTCTTCCATGGTTCAGCAACACAACAGAAAAGGGGAAATTTTATCAAGGGATTGAAGGATGAGTCCGGGATTTGGCAGGGAGATGAGGAAGTTGTCTCCAGGTTGTTAACAGAGTATTGTACTCAGTTGTTCACCTCTTCAAACCCATAGCATTTAGACCGTGTGCTACATGGGGTTAAATCAATGTTGTCagaggagatgaatgagaagCTAGTCAAGACTTACATAGCAAAGGAGGTGGAAATTGCAATAAAGGATATGGCCCCCCTAAAAGCTCTTGGACCACATGGGATGCCACCGCTTTTCTTCCAAACATATTGGTCAGACATAGGTATGGATATTACTCAGGCAGTCTTATCTAGTTTAAATTCTGGTTCTATTCTGAAAAGCATCAATCACACCTTTATTACTTTAATTCCCAAGGTTAAAAATCCTGAGAAAGTAACAGATTTTCGACCCATAAGTTTGTGTAATGTGATTTACAAGATTATTAGTAAGGTGATAGCAAATTGGCTTAAACCTTTACTAAACAATATTATTTCGGAAACACAAAGTGCTTTCATTGCTAATAGGATGATTACAGATAATGTGCTGATAGTCTTTGGATCTTTACACCACATGACAACAAGTTGCCTTGGGAAAAAGAGTTTTATGGCCCTTAAGCTCGACATGAGTAAAGCATACGATCGAGTGGAGTGGGCTTTTCTGGAGAAGATCATGACCAAAATGGGTTTCACAGCTTCCTGGATTTCGCTGATCATGGAATGTGTCACTTTAGTTTCCTACTCCATCCTAGTAAATGGTGAGCCGAAGGGTATGATCCACCCAATGAGGGGCATTAGACAAGGGGATCCTCTTTCCCCcttcctatttcttttttgtgctGAGGCCTAAATGCCATTCTTGAACAAGCAGCAAATGCAGGGGAGATTCACGGATTTTCCATTTGTAGACGAGGTCCAAAGCTCACACATCTCTTCTTTGCAGACGACTGCTTATTATTCTGCAGATCCATTCTAGAAGAATGTGAGAAAATTAAGGAGTTGCTGACTGCATATGAGGTGGCTTCGGTTCAAATGATCAATAAGGATAAAACTACCTTATTTTTCAGCCACAACACAGATGACTTAGCACAGGTTGCCATTCAACAAGCCCTTGGAGTGCCAGTAATTCAACATTATGAGAAGTACCTAGGACTTCCCTCCTTTGTTGGGAGGAATAAGAAAGCATGCTTCACAGACATTAAGCAACGTATTTGGAAATGAATGCAAGGCTGGAAAGAAAGACTCTTATCCCAAGTTGGCAAGGAGATAATGATCAAAACAGTCATTCAATCGATATCGACCTATTCCATGAATGTTTTCAAGCTCCCAAGATTTTTATGCAAGGATATTGAGGCCATGATccgaaaattttggtggggccaaggTGATGCTAGGAAAATCCATTGGGTGAAATGGAGTACCCTTTGCACTTCAAAATTAGTCGGAGGAATGGGGTTTAGAGACTTGCAATTGTCCAATAATGCCCTTTTGGCTAAGCAGGTTTGGAGACTGTTTCACCATAAGGATTCTTTAGCTTACAGAGTGTTTCAAGCTAAATTTTTTCCGGGTGGGAACATTTTTGATGTGGTCATTCCATCTAGGTGCTCATATGCTTGGCGTAGTATCCTCCAAGCCAGAGATGTCATTTTGAAAGGTGCTGTATGGCGGGTTGGGGATGGAAGATCTATCAATATTTGGGAGCAAAGGTGGGTGCCAAATCTGAGTACTAGCAAGGTTGTCTCACCGAGAAGCAATTCGCATGTAACCTGGGTTAGTGAACTCTTTCTGCCAAACTCTAAATCTTGGAATGTGGAGCTGCTGAATAATACCTTTTATCCTTGGGAAGCTGAGGAAATTAGTAGGATTCATGTTAGTCCATATTGCCAAACCAACACTTATGTCTGGCCTCTCACCTCAAATGGGGATTACTCTGTCAAAAGTGCTTATAAAATGCTGGTTTTGGAGGTTACGGCGAGTGTTCAAGCCTCTTCCTCAACAGACAACTCGGCAAAGGTTTGGAAAGGTGTATGGTGAATCCGGACTCCAAACAAGATAAGACACTTCATGTGGAGGGCAGTCAAAGACTCTGCTCACTAAAGAAAACCTGCACAAGCGCCAGATCCCCTTGGATGAATCTTGTTCTCTCTGTGAGGAGTTTCAGGAGACTAATCTGCATGCACTGTGGTTATGTGATCATGCAAAATCAGTGTGGAAATCTGAGGTTGGTTTCTCTGTGTACTATAAGAAGCAATACAGATGCTTTGTCGACCTGTTTGAAGCGGTGCTTGAGAGAGGTTCAGTCTTTCATGTGGCTTGGTTTTCAATGGTGGCTTGAAGCTTATGGTAGAGAAGGAATAGATTGAGGGAAAAACAACCTACTTGGCCTCTTCATGAAATTTGTAAGTGAGCAAAGGATTTAGTGTTGGAGTTTTTTGAGATCCATGAACCCCAGCCACCTCCTAGACGATCGGATCTAGTGTGGTGGTGCCCTCCGCAGGCTGGTTTCTTCAAAGCAAATTTTGATGCTACAGTTTTTGATGGTTCTGGATCGGCAGGTATTGGGGTGGCAATCCGTGATCAATCGGGACATATTATTGTAGCACTAAGCCAGAAGATTAGACTACCTCACTCGGTGGACCTTGCAGAAGCTTTGGCGTGCAGTCGTGCAGTCCTGTTTGCCCAAGAGTTAAGCCTCTTCCAGGTAGAATTTGAAGGTGACAGCTTGCGGATTATCCAGGCCATCAATAATCCGGGTGCAAATTTGACTCTTTTTGGCCATGTAATTGAGGAAATTCGGTGCCTTTGTTCTAATTTACATAGATCAGTATTTAAGCATGTACAGAGGGGGGGTAATAAGCTTGCCCACGCCCTCACTAGAAGAGCGGTTATAACTGCTGATTTTGATGTgtgggtggaagaactacccAGTGACTTGGTTGATGTATTCCAGTCGGGCTTTTCTCTTAGTTAAATAAAACTTTCTTACCTTTtcctcaataaaaaaaaaaaaaagtatttcaattaaattcaaagacTTTGTAACATTGACCAATAGTATAAGAATAGTGTTTTTTtccaataataattaaatttaaaactcaaaaaaaaaaaattaaattcaaaactaCCCATTTGAATTCAATTAAGAAACCTAATAAATTACACATAAACTACTATAATTAAGGTTTaccttttttaaaaagaatttttataagaaaGTGGGGTCAGAGACTTTTCAAGACTACCTTGCTCCCTATCAATAAAACTTCCCAAAAATCTAATTTAACAAATAGTGtgataaacaaaatttttactCACAAATGGTGTCCCATAAGCATTTAATCCTTGGCTGTTTagcttccttaaaaaaaaaggtgggttTCAACTAGTTCAACtaataaagtctctgatggttgaataaaagatctgagattcaacccccacctacaccaaaaactgattggtgtcttggtctgatatgataaagaactatcatcaggagtggacatcataggttgaaactctctctctcaaaaaaaaaaaaaaaaaaaacttccttaaAAATGGCTTCCCTAAAAGGAAAAccaatatttaaatattctaaaattaaggtTTGTTGATTTTAATGGAGGTAAAAGCAAAGCTGTGTTATTTTGTTACATAGCAgttattttcttattctttatgaGTTCCTTCTTTTACATATGACATCAATAAGGATCCATTGGTCTCACAAGTGTTCCAAGCTCTCTTGTCAAACTTTGCATGGATCCAAATTGATGTGGAATCATCCTTTTTTCCCTTCAATTCACTGCTCCTCATTCTTTTCCCTTGGCTAGTCACCCTTCTTTTAGTGAGCTTGGTTCACATAGTAGAGGGAGACTTGGAATTGAACTTGATACTTGTCTTATTCACAAGCTTTGATTAAGTCTCAGTTTTAACTAGTTAATGGCTGCAAATAGCCTTACTGTTCTGAAATTGAAGTTTTGGTGGGAGCTATGTCTCTTCTGCTCACATGCTAGCAGCTTTGGGGCAGACTAGATTGCTTCTCTTCATGCCTTTTGGACCAGCCACATAACTATACTTATTTGTGTCCAAAAATTTGCCATAAATAACGAGgttcaatcctttttttttttttgtgtgtgtttgatgAGAACaatctgaaaatttttataatattttgttggtTAGATAACATATGGACctccaaaaattcaaaagtgaaAATAGGGTGAATCACAAGGCCAAATGAAACAAAGCTCTCGTAGATAACTCCAGATTTTTCCAAACGTTGGTATGGCGGTGGAGAATTTTCTTTCCGATTTTGTGTTAGGAATTACCCTAAAATGGGGTGAGGGTACCTCATCATACGTATCACAGAAGGCATAACGTTTCTGCCGGCTAAGGTGATTTGTACATCAGAATGAACTGCAAATCCATCCATAACCTTTTTATTAGTCTAATCATTGTGGCCAAGAGTTAAAAAGCCAATGTCTAACAGGAAACACAATTTTATAGTGAAACAACATCTTGAAAATGATCACAAGTACAAAACAAAGCATTCCTGATAAATGTTATTTATATACAATGAGCTACAATGACAAATTTCTCAATATCAAGAAAAGGGATAGACACTGTAAAAGCTTTTGATCATGACCCATATACTTGGCCTGTAATCTTGAGAGTCCCAGTTTTGTCTTTCTAAGGGCAAGTTCTAGTTCTGACTTCTGAGTGAGTTTCAATGATGGTTGATGATGCCAAAGAAAGTATGAGACATAGAAAGACATGGTTGGAGAGGCTATATTGTTAGATGTGCTTGTGCAACACTGAGTAGAACTTGTGTATGCTATTTTTAGTTAGTGTTCTGTATAATCAATCTTAGAATTGCTCCAACTCATTCACAAGAATCAGAACTTACCCTTTTGTCAGAAGTTCTAACAAGCTAGCATGGTCATGTATATATCCAGCCACTCAGGTGGATCAAATGAAGTAAGGATATGCCTTATACCACACTGTTGTGCATCTTgctttcccccccccccccccccctaaaagATGAATGAATGTGAAGTCATCAGAATCTATCAACATAGTGAATCTTCAAACTATTGCACGTCAGTGTTATTTATAACTGatttaattattagaaatttaaaGTCATATTTTTTAGTAATACAGTTAATGTTTAAACCAAATGTTACTAATTGAATAACAACAAATATAAGTCAAGTTACCAAGATATATGTCCAACACCTTATCTACTAACTGTAGGGAATTATCCTCCGAACCTTACTATGAACTGGGGCACCCAAACAAGTTGGCCTCTTAGTTAAGACAACAAGGCTGATGAGAAGAGAATACTACAATAGAAGACACATGGGAAATCCATTAATTGATGCCAGTA
The Quercus lobata isolate SW786 chromosome 10, ValleyOak3.0 Primary Assembly, whole genome shotgun sequence DNA segment above includes these coding regions:
- the LOC115965064 gene encoding uncharacterized protein LOC115965064; amino-acid sequence: MGFRDLQLSNNALLAKQVWRLFHHKDSLAYRVFQAKFFPGGNIFDVVIPSRCSYAWRSILQARDVILKGAVWRVGDGRSINIWEQRWVPNLSTSKVVSPRSNSHVTWVSELFLPNSKSWNVELLNNTFYPWEAEEISRIHVSPYCQTNTYVWPLTSNGDYSVKSAYKMLVLEVTASVQASSSTDNSAKPPPRRSDLVWWCPPQAGFFKANFDATVFDGSGSAGIGVAIRDQSGHIIVALSQKIRLPHSVDLAEALACSRAVLFAQELSLFQVEFEGDSLRIIQAINNPGANLTLFGHVIEEIRCLCSNLHRSVFKHVQRGGNKLAHALTRRAVITADFDVWVEELPSDLVDVFQSGFSLS